A region from the Polaribacter sp. Hel1_33_78 genome encodes:
- a CDS encoding NADPH:quinone oxidoreductase family protein: MKAIVCNKFGTPDTLRYREIEIPNPNEGQVLIAVKACSVNFPDTLIIQGKYQFKPSFPFSPGSDVAGFVEKVGKNVKHLKVGDEVVGFIPFGGFAEKAIVNAKDCFPKPRGMSMVNASAFLLAYGTSYHALKGRANLQKGETVLILGASGGVGLTALELAKLMGAKVIAAASSGEKLDLCKQFGADEVINYTEENLKDRVKELTNGKGVDIIYDPVGGHFSELALRAIAWKGRHLVIGFANGEIPKIPINLTLLKGASIVGVFWGAFAQKQPKESLENIKQLLAWFAKGDLKPHIDKTYSLENAPKALEDMMQRKTKGKIVIDMEI; encoded by the coding sequence ATGAAAGCCATCGTTTGCAATAAATTCGGAACTCCAGATACTTTAAGGTATCGGGAAATTGAAATTCCAAACCCAAATGAGGGTCAGGTTTTAATCGCTGTAAAAGCATGCAGTGTAAATTTTCCTGACACGCTAATTATTCAAGGAAAATATCAATTTAAGCCATCATTTCCTTTTTCACCCGGAAGTGATGTTGCGGGGTTTGTAGAAAAGGTTGGTAAAAATGTAAAACATTTAAAAGTTGGAGATGAGGTAGTTGGCTTTATTCCCTTTGGCGGTTTTGCAGAGAAAGCAATTGTAAATGCTAAAGATTGTTTTCCTAAGCCTAGAGGAATGTCCATGGTAAATGCTTCGGCTTTTTTATTAGCTTACGGCACCTCTTACCATGCGTTGAAAGGTAGAGCAAATTTACAAAAAGGAGAGACTGTTTTAATTTTAGGAGCTTCAGGTGGCGTTGGTTTAACAGCTTTAGAATTGGCAAAATTAATGGGAGCAAAAGTTATTGCCGCGGCATCTTCTGGAGAAAAATTAGATTTATGTAAACAATTCGGAGCAGATGAAGTCATTAATTACACAGAGGAAAATTTAAAAGACAGGGTAAAAGAATTGACAAATGGAAAAGGAGTTGATATAATTTATGATCCTGTTGGAGGGCATTTTTCTGAATTGGCCTTAAGAGCTATTGCATGGAAAGGAAGACATTTGGTCATTGGTTTTGCAAATGGTGAAATCCCTAAAATTCCTATTAATTTAACTTTATTAAAAGGGGCGAGTATTGTGGGTGTTTTTTGGGGAGCTTTTGCTCAAAAACAACCCAAAGAAAGTCTAGAGAATATTAAACAATTATTAGCATGGTTTGCAAAAGGAGATTTAAAACCACATATAGATAAAACCTATTCTTTAGAAAATGCACCAAAAGCATTGGAAGATATGATGCAAAGAAAGACAAAAGGTAAAATTGTAATTGATATGGAAATTTAA